The genomic stretch CTTCCAAATTATCATCAAGCTtgcttaaatttttcaaaattatgacAAAAAACTATAATTAATTGAGTCAAAATGTGAGTCATTATTTTGATTATGACTCTATAATttactataataataataataatattttaattatgaTAAACTACAAAATTACCAAATAGACAATCCTTCTAGATGGCATTAAAGTATGACCTAATTGTCTCTTTAACTAATGCACTAATTTCcactttttatattaaaaatgtaTATTTTATGCACATATGTatcttaattttaattgagtCAAAATGTGagtcattatttttttattttgattataatggctattaatttattattaaacaTTTATTGACTAcgcaaaaaagaaagaaagaaacgtTGTGGGAATTCTTGGAATTATGGGACACTAAAAAGTCAAAAACTAGGGGGCCCCACAATCTTATCCTAACTCTAGTGCAAGTTTAGGGGCCCACGCCAAGTGCCATGCGGCACACTTGTGTACACGAATAATTGTCCTATACACGCTGCGTATAGAAAGATATCTAAGGAAGAAAACTTAACCTAtaaaaacattttaatttttaattattgtccCTGAGGTGGAAAAACTGCCCAAACAAATAATAGACActctttattaataataataataataataatttaatttttttatcagataaattaataaaaataaatattacatttaattttaatcaaaaggGGTAAGAGTATATGATATCTATGTAATAGTATAATATCTATGCTCGAATTTCAACAGTAAAATATTGTAATGAACTCatccttataaaaaattaatttaatatcatatttcATCTTAGTcaaaaagttgaaaaaaatatGTTTTCTAACATCGCTGACTCAAGGTATATATAGAAACTTCTTTGCTCGCagtattgtcaattctaagatgtgagaataaggagaattttaaatttttaattgattaattagaaaaaatctcaataaattttatatatatataaattattttttaaaattaatagtgaaatggttatttatttatttttacaagaACAATCAACCATCCTTATTGAAGTTATTTCAAAGTCAATGGCCTAGTCATGTCTAAAATAATTTACATGCAATTTGAACTATTCAATtgaattatgattttattttaacattattttctagaaacaaagtcaaaATCTAAATAATTTAAACGAACGTGATCTAGTGAGTGACATTCTACGTGCTCGATGAATTGGTCAACAATTGTTTAAATTTTGATATCAATATTCGAAGTCAAGATTTGAAAGATTGGTGGTCGTGCTATGCATGTTTTGACCCTgcaatttataattttatgattttttttttcttgaatataaTTTGAATATGGAATATGGTGGATTGAGATtacaataaatttaaataagatcataaaaatattttttattaatttagttgTCGATTGATCTCACTTGTGAAATATCGAGTTTACGATAGAAAAGTTAACATTTACAAGGTCAATATCTAGTCAATTGTAATAAGTCTGTCACCCTAATTGAACTTTACGCGAAGCCACATCAATGGTAATATGTAGTTCTCATGAACTAGTTTTAGCTTTAGTTATGGTCTCAAAAAAAATGTATACATATGCAAATGGTAGTGACTTTAATTAGACAAAAGGATTCCAACAAGCTCTATAAATGTACCAAGCAAACTTAAGTCTACATATCGAACAACCATTAGATTTGTAGATAGATCCACCAACTCTATTGAGCTCAATTTTCTATTTCGTCCTTatctatatttaaaatttattggatCAATGATCTGTTAGGACCGGTTAATCTGGGGAGGGGGAAGAGGTGAATGACTCACTCCGAtttcttgattgacttgattttACTTAACGAAAATTTGAAGGCAATGGTAACACCTTATATtaatttggtatccacctcctaaAGATGATTAATCTAAGGATCTACACTACGATCCCACTTTTCATtatgaaacttctccttctccgatcaataccaaaggtggagaaatctAAACAATAATCCACAACCCTCAACAAGAATACCtcacaagaaagaagaagataaGAGATTGGAGTTTTGAGTACACCTTATTCTTTGAGTGACTTGAGATTGTAGTACTAGGAAGAGCTTTAATGCTTAAACTTGAGCTTGAGCACTGTGAGTAATGGAGAATCGAGAACTCTAGGGCGTAATGAAACAGTGCTCAAAACAAGCTCTTCGAATCTTCTTAAACCTTTCGAGAAAGAGTCATTTTTCTTGTCATTTTATGagttttaatcgattaaaaaatgACCTTAATCGATTACCCATCGTTAATTGATTAGAGTAGTTGATTTGACGTGTGTTTCAGCAAAGTTcagcaaaaattttaataaataaagttGAATAAGTTCAATAAGATGAGCAATCATATTTGAACAATATCAAAATTAAGACGATAAATGAATCGAACGTTCGTGAACAGATTTTATATTCAGCTTGATAAAAACTTATTTATATCATTCAATAcatacaagatcaattaaatgaacaagttcaaacaactcgttaaactaaataaacaagcttaagCGCACGCACACGcgcgcatatatatatatatatatatatatatatatatatatatatatatatatatatatatatatatatatatatatatatatatatattctaggatcgaaaagaatttagatatctccacaattgcatgatattgtccactttgggcctaagccctcatggttttgctcttgagctctccccaaaaggcctcatgctaatggagatatattttctcttataaacccatgatctttcccatgtgttttcaatatgggactatgtttgcaaccttgcaaccccaacaatcccccctcaaacaaaggaccatagacttcctgcccctcggtccgcCCGACcaactaggacttcattgcctagtcgcaaTTAGGacggacttcctgcctagtgtctggttctcttgatccgaacataggagcccccactttctttgttcgaggtcaatattatacccacatggctcaatcagaccatagctcttgtgcacagtcggcgattaaaccttctggcaatccagactctgataccaattgtagagttgaaaagaatttagatatctccacaattgcatgatattgtccactttgggcctaagccctcatgattttgctcttgggctctctccaaaaggcctcatgccaatggagatatcttttctcttataaacccatgatctttcccatgtgttttcaatatgggactatgtttgcaaccttgcaaccccaacatatataaacaatgttcatgaacaacacatcaataaaactcttatcaacatgCTAAATAAGCAAAGCAAGTTTCAAAATGAAAGAGTTtgtattatcaaactcaataactaaCCAAACAAActtaaaatgtaaaagttttaaacaatcaagtttgaattgaggactcgataacatctaaacgaaccaaactcaagctcataaaaaataaacaaaggcaagtttgaataatcatttcaaaagtttagttcattttaagctcgacttagcttggttaccttatcaaacaagcggCTTGACTTATTTACAATACTATTCCAAACTGTGCTAACTGGAAGGGTGCAACAAGAGAGAAAATGAAAGTAGATAGAGTTGATCAATTAATGGGACCAAAAAGGAAGAATCTTGGCTGATGACAGACTGGTAGTGGATATACTGCATTGATTAATGGAGACAGCTGACTGATGACCATCCTAATCTGAAAACTGGATGTGGATGCATCCATGAAGTGGTGGGGTTCATCCAGCCACTGAGGTCCACCACCAAGTTGAATGGAATGCAGATGGGACCCTCCTCCTACATTGGAATGGCAAAAGTAAGACCAGATTTAACCCAAGGAAACTGCAGAGCATTTGCTGAAAAGAGTGGTGATGCTGcacaataagaaaaaaaaatgttcatGTCATTTTAACACGTACAATTGATTTGAATCTTCTTGGTTTTTTCCCCCACCTTGTCACTGTGGTTTGTGGACTCTGATGCTACCTTAAGCCATGGAATCTTCAGTTTGAATTAGTTCTATCAATGTGTCATGGAGTTTCTGTTGGTTTCTAAGACATTCTACTGCTAGACATGTTGACTAATCCAAGGTCCAACTCATTCTTTATGAATTAGGACCTACCTTGTTCAAAAATGTCCAAATCAAATTCCAATACTTTACTACTGCACACATTGATGTTTCATATTGCAATTCCTCTTCAAATCTAAATTGCTGTTCAACATCATATATATTAATGATTCTGTCAGCCTACATTACCATTTACCAATAGGAGTTGACAAATGACCAAGATTAACCAAGCTAAAACATTGGCTCGGctatttttcaagttttttagTTAGGTTCTTGATTTGTTAGTAACTTCGGTTACTGGAGGCCTAGTGAAGTTTTAACCAAAATCCCATCTGAACTTATCTCAATTTCACCCGTTACCATTTCATAATTTGtcaaatttttagctacttcaatcaaaaatatctaaTCAATACTGGTATCAAACTTTCTACAAAAATGatgatcaaatcaaatcaaatagtcATAACAATAGTTTGGTGGTCCATGATATCTTCCTGCATCAGGAACAAAATGTCTTACAAACATCATTATGGTTGGCCCCTGAGCTGTATGCAGTACTCATCTTTATAGGACTTCTATATAATTTGACTCCTAGGGCAATTCAATCAAATGCTTCTTCAGTCATACTATTTTTAATCCTTAGTTTAAATATATGTATATTTTATTACCTTGTTTTCAgaagattaatttctttattagtGATCACCAACATAATTACCTAATTTTCAATATACATAATTACCACACCGACACCAATAATTAAAAACAGACAAGGAAACAACACTATTGAAGTAGCATTGAACAAAATTGTTCTATGCAACATATGTAATTAAGATTTATCTAAGCACAATAAACATATAGATGGCTCTATCCAAATCGAGAGAGAAGTTTGGGTTTGACATTTTACTTGGAATGAACCTTTAGCTTCTGTTCTTGCACTTTGCCATGGCTCATGGTGCTATAATAGGACAGGAGAAGAAGAACttccataatatatatatattgagaagaATTACTAGATATATGAATTGAATTAAGAGTTGATTAATCAAAACGGAGATTTCTAATAAAGATACTCACCAAGTCCATGTGGCTTCTGATCCTTTCATGATCCACAAGCGCTTGCGTGAGTTGACAAACATCCTGCATTACtattattttgaaatgaaatcaaTGAAGATGCAAGTTTGTCAAACATTATAATGGATTTATCAAAATGCAATGTGGAAGTTGGGACATATTTAGAAGCATTCAGCAGATTCATCACCTTGCTCTCATTTATGTTGTCCCTCCCACTCATTCCCTGAAAGCCAGCCACAGTTTCCTGATATGTGGGAGAGAAGGCACATTAACTCGCAGAATCTtgcttaaacattaaaaatttgaATGCACCCACATTTTCAGGTCTATCTTCAAGCTGGTTAGATGATTTGGAAACAATTTATACTTTTCATGAAAGCTTGATTATTCATATAAACATATGTTGTGTGTGAGATCGGTTTTAGACCATAAACATGTTAATTGGTTTGTCTACTTATAGATTAAGCTTTTGAGATTCGGGTGAAGCAACAAAAATCCTAAATATATTCAAGTTAGAGATAACATTATTCTTTCTTTCACAGTAAAACAACCAGTTACCTAAATCTGCAGTTCTGTTATATAAAAGTCTGATCAAAGATCATTTGCTTATGTAACTATTGATATGTGATCAAAATGGAGATGCATCGACCTAGCTTTTTCAGGACATTATCATAAAATAAGTGTCAACTTAAGTTGGAACTATAAGTCTCTCCCACAGTACCAAAAATTAGTTGGCCTAGAAGATACTGCTCTGATATAGCTACAGAATTAGCCACCAATTAAACAGATTTTGAACCATTTCATGTGGGACACAATGTGCATTGTCTCTTGCATGGTATGTCTTCCATTATAATTCCCTGATGGTGATTgctcaaattaattaagataagaAAGGTGTATTAAGTTGTGTGCACGCATACCAGTGTTGGTGAAGGAGCCAAACATCTTCTGCAACGCCATGGAGAGCTCTTGGTAACTCTTGTACATCTTTGGATCGACCTTGTGCAAGTATGGCGGACTGTCCATCCTCACCTTCATGAAGGAGGCCATTGGGTTGCTTAACTTTTCACCATCCTCCTTCATGTTGCTGTTCCCCTTGTCAGAGTGAAGAGAAAAGATGTTCTTCCTGAATGACCTCACTGATCATCTGCTTACAACCTGCACCTGATTCATAAACATATATAGTCGCAATAAAGGAACCAGATTGAAGTAAAACTATAGAGATTACACAGATTAGAATAGCTCCAAATTTGCTACTGAAAACTGGGAATAGAAAATTGTTTGCCCTTAACGATGTTACATGCTCTCTTCTTTTAAGCTTCATCATATAGAGAAGGTTCACCAACTTTATTTAACTCCAAGTGAATTGACGCAATAAATAATCTCTCTCTACTTTTATTTGATGAATTTTGGAAATAGACTTTGTTGTTAATGATAATGTGATGTGTATTAGAATTATACAAAGTTTATAATTCATGTAAGATCCCTCCAAAAGGGAAAAAAACAAGCTCTTTTATCCGAAAACCCTGACAATTTCTCTAAATGTGAATCTGTATAACAGAACTAGTGGTTTAATCTGACAAAGAATGAGACTTCTACTCCAACagcaaaaattaaaacaaaaaacaaaaaaaaaatcttagaaaaCACCAAATAAGTCACAATTAAAATGTAGCAAATCATATGTCAAAAATTAGGGAAAATAACTATACACAGAGACAGTATAAATGCAACGAGGTGGTTTATTCTAGCATACTTAGAACATATAGATATACTCTAATTTATGcggggagaaaaaaaaaaaaaaatcaattgcaaCATCAATTGATGTATGGCGCAGAAAACTAAAAAATTAAGCTGAATGAGATATTTCAATCATACTTGGAAGCAGGCGGCTTTCCCGTGTCGACGCCGCCGCCACATGGAGCAGTGTTCCCAACCCTCGGCAGCTTCGTACGTTTCCTTCACATCGGTGGGTGTCTGGATCTGAAGTATCAGGTCGATTATTTCCTCGTATCTTCTCTTCTCCGCGCTCTCGCCTTCCACTACGCCGCCGACAACCCCAGGCGAAGCTCAGTCGCCTGCAGCCCCAATCCGCTCGACATTCATCTAGCGATTGAACCACTGCGATCCGCGATTCATCTTTTCTTCCGGTCAAATTTACTTCTCTGGTTTCAAATCATTACCAGCAAACGAAGCTACGAGGAGGAAACCAACCCAGGTTATCCCCGGACCCTGTGCTGGCGTAGCCAGAGTCTTCAAATGCCTGGGCTAAATTACGATCATAATAAAATATACATGTATATTAAACATTTAACAAACATATAATATTTATATCCTAATATCCTTTTACATAGTTCAAATTTCATACAAAATACTTCATCTACTTAAGCTGTGCTCGACGAGATTTTAGAGTATAAAACTCATCTATTACTGATTCCAAGTCTATTTTCTCAGACAATTGTCGTTCTATGTAGAGAATCATGCAATCAGAAAGTAAATCATCATCCATCTTGTTGCAACGTGCCGTTTTGAGAAATTTCATTGATGAAAAGGCTCTCTCTGCAGTTGCAGTTGATACAGGAAGAGTCAAGACAAGTCGAATCAATCTCTGAATCATAACATAACTCTCAGCCTTTTTAGTCACAATCATTTCTCTATATAATGCAGAAAGAGTAGAAATTTGTTGAAACTCATGATCACAAACTATGTCAAGTTGATAGTGTTCCAATTCAACTCTCAAAGCATGAATTTCTTGTTGAGTAAAATTAGCTGGATAAAATTTTGATGCAAGCTTGTAAATATCGcccatattaaattttttaaatgaataagTAGGATCCAAAGCTTAACAAAGAGCAAGAAGTTTGATTGTCGCCTCACTGAATCTACAATTTAGTTCCATCACTTGAAAATCTATTGCAGCATTAAAAATATCATAGTGATAATGATGCTCAACTGTAACATGATCCCATTGTTGACAATAACGATTAACTTTATAACCACAGCTCATATCAGGCATCTCAATATTATGTCGTTCACAAAAACCTTTACTTTCACAAAAAATTCATCCCAACCATCTTCTCTAAATTTTAGAAGGATGACTTTTGTGGTTGAGACAAATTTTAAAGCATTCACAATGTCTTGTGATTTATTTTGTAGAGCTTGACAAAGAATGTCAGTGGTTTCTAAGAGCTTTTCCATCAAAAACCAtacaaatataaattcaaaactcatAATCATGTTGCATAAACCACAAGCTTCCCTACGTATTGTACCATTTGGCTCATTTTCACTGAGATTTCCAAGGATCTTACAAGTTGCTGCATACATGTCTATCAAGTTCCTAATAGAATCATAATGAGAGCTCCAACGAGTAGCACCAGGTCTATGCAATGTACCAATTTGATTAGCTCCTGTACCAGATTCACACTCACCAATAGTCAACATATATGCAATCTCTTCTTGTTGAGCAGATTGTAAATCACTAAGACATTTAGGAGACGAGGTGACAAAGTTTACAATGGAAGTCAAATAAGAAAAGAATTGCCAAATAGAAGGCACATCCTTAGCAGCTGCAACCAATGTTAACTGTAAACGATGAGCAAAACAATGTACATAATAGGCATATGGACAGTCTCTAAGAAATAATGCTTGAAGCCCATTCCATTCACCACGCATATTACTTGCACCATCATACCCTTGTCCTCTCATGCTGTGGATTTGAATATTGTATTGAACAAAGATGTCAGAAATTGATTTCTTAAGGTTTGCTGATGTTGTGTCCTCAACACTCACAATCTCAAAGAAACGTTCCACCAAAAATCCAGAATTATTAACAAATCTGAAAATAAGGGACATTTGCTATTTTTTAGATTCATCTTGAGcttcatcaacaagaatacaaaacTTGGCATCTCCCAATTCATCTCGAATCATTGTTCTCACTTTATTAGCAAGAATATGCAATATTTCCTTTTGAATTTGTGGAGAAGTGTATTTAGCATTTTGCGGGGCATTATGTAACACAACTTTTGCAAT from Zingiber officinale cultivar Zhangliang chromosome 5B, Zo_v1.1, whole genome shotgun sequence encodes the following:
- the LOC121987955 gene encoding zinc finger MYM-type protein 1-like; protein product: MSLIFRFVNNSGFLVERFFEIVSVEDTTSANLKKSISDIFVQYNIQIHSMRGQGYDGASNMRGEWNGLQALFLRDCPYAYYVHCFAHRLQLTLVAAAKDVPSIWQFFSYLTSIVNFVTSSPKCLSDLQSAQQEEIAYMLTIGECESGTGANQIGTLHRPGATRWSSHYDSIRNLIDMYAATCKILGNLSENEPNGTIRREACGLCNMIMSFEFIFVWFLMEKLLETTDILCQALQNKSQDIVNALKFVSTTKVILLKFREDGWDEFFVKVKVFVNDIILRCLI